ATTTGGGAATTATCATAAATCGCCAATGCCGTGATTTCCGTTGGAATTCGCCCGCCATCATCGTATAATAGGCTCCGGAAAAGACCGGGTAAAATGCTTCCCCGGCGAAGAAATGGTAAATGTCACTGATTTGTACAAGTATAAGCAGGAGTTGAAAATATGAGCCAGCAAGAGACAGCCAAAAAGGCACCAACCTGGGATCTGGATTCGATATTTCCGGGGGGAAGTGAATCAAAAGAGTTCGCTGCGTTTCGGGAAAAAACAAAGAGAGACCTGAAAGAGCTTATGGCGAAATTCCCCAAATTACCTCAAAAGCTGGATAAAGATGATTATGAGAAATGGGTCAAATTCATAATCAGACTTCAGGAGCTTCTGGCCCATATCTCCCAGATTTCATCTTTTGCCAACTGCCTGGTAAGCCAGAATGTCAATGACAACAAAGCTCATCAGATTGTAGGTGAGGCTGATTTGCTCGATTCCCAGTTTGAAAGACTGATGGTGATGCTGGAAGCTTTTGCCAAGAAGCAGAACGATAAGAAATGGGAGAAATTGCTCTCGGACAAAAGACTGACTTATGCGGCATTTTTCCTGAACCGGATGCGGGAAATAGCCAAGATGAAAATGGAGCCGGAATTTGAGGCTTTTGCCTCGGAGTTGGCGGTTAATGGGTACCATGCCTGGAATCGGCTTTATGACAAAATGTACGGTGATCTGCGGGTCAACTATGTCGAGGCCGGAGAGACCAAATTGCTGTCTTTGGGTCAATTGGCCCTGCGGGGAAGTTCTCCCGACCGCGATACGCGTCGGCAGGCGCACCAGAAAATCGAAGAAGCCTGGGAATCACGGGCCAATCTCGCCGCGATGGCACTCAATTTTCAGGCCGGATTCAGACTCTCCATCTATGGAAGACGGGGTTGGAAATCGGCGCTCGTGGAACCACTCTTGAACAACAAAATGAAGCAGAAAACACTGGAGGCAATGTGGCGGGCAGTGGAAAATGGCGCACCCAAGCTTACTAAATATATCGATGCCAAAAAGAAGCTTCTCGGTATCGACAAATTCTGCTGGTATGACCAGACAGCGCCGGTAGGGCGCGCAAACCGTACCTATAGTTTCGAACAGGCCGGTGAGTTTATAATCGAAAACCTGAGAACCTTCAGCCCGGAAATGGCCGATTTCTCGAAAATGGCCATCGAAAAAAGGTGGATAGAAGCAGAGGATCGTGCGGGCAAAGCCGGCGGCGGTTATCATTCTTCCAT
The Candidatus Zixiibacteriota bacterium genome window above contains:
- a CDS encoding M3 family oligoendopeptidase, translating into MSQQETAKKAPTWDLDSIFPGGSESKEFAAFREKTKRDLKELMAKFPKLPQKLDKDDYEKWVKFIIRLQELLAHISQISSFANCLVSQNVNDNKAHQIVGEADLLDSQFERLMVMLEAFAKKQNDKKWEKLLSDKRLTYAAFFLNRMREIAKMKMEPEFEAFASELAVNGYHAWNRLYDKMYGDLRVNYVEAGETKLLSLGQLALRGSSPDRDTRRQAHQKIEEAWESRANLAAMALNFQAGFRLSIYGRRGWKSALVEPLLNNKMKQKTLEAMWRAVENGAPKLTKYIDAKKKLLGIDKFCWYDQTAPVGRANRTYSFEQAGEFIIENLRTFSPEMADFSKMAIEKRWIEAEDRAGKAGGGYHSSMMVAKESRIFMTWGSTFDHLGTLAHELGHGYHSSVLREFPIFGVFSPMALSETASTFNELLVTDAALNKSVDEDERLMLLDQKLQNAHILFCNLYARYLFDCAYYEERKKGLVARERLDEMMLEAQKRAFAGTLDSEEGYHKLFWASKLHFYLTDRPFYNFPYTFGYLFANGIYNRACLEGPSFASKYRALLADSGRMTSENIARKHLGVDLTREGFWNEAVERTLANIEPFVKLAQKA